The Yersinia intermedia genome window below encodes:
- the thyA gene encoding thymidylate synthase, whose amino-acid sequence MKQYLDLMKKVLEEGTPKADRTGTGTVSIFGHQMRFNLQDGFPLVTTKRCHLRSIIHELLWFLNGDTNIGYLKENNVSIWDEWADENGDLGPVYGKQWRAWGAADGRKIDQLSNVVKQLKQDPDSRRIIVSAWNVGELEQMALAPCHAFFQFYVADGKLSCQLYQRSCDVFLGLPFNIASYALLVHMMAQQCELDVGDFVWTGGDTHLYSNHIEQTNLQLSREPRALPKLIIKRKPASLFDYRFEDFDIEGYDPHPGIKAPIAI is encoded by the coding sequence ATGAAACAGTATCTGGATTTGATGAAAAAAGTGCTGGAAGAAGGCACTCCTAAAGCTGACCGTACCGGTACCGGGACTGTGTCGATTTTCGGGCATCAGATGCGTTTCAATTTACAAGACGGTTTTCCACTGGTAACCACTAAGCGTTGCCATTTGCGCTCCATCATCCATGAGCTGTTATGGTTCCTCAATGGCGATACTAATATTGGCTATCTGAAGGAAAATAATGTCTCCATCTGGGATGAGTGGGCTGACGAAAACGGCGACCTTGGCCCGGTTTACGGCAAGCAATGGCGGGCTTGGGGGGCTGCGGATGGTCGTAAGATTGACCAACTTAGCAACGTGGTAAAACAGCTTAAGCAGGATCCAGATTCGCGCCGTATCATCGTTTCAGCATGGAATGTGGGTGAACTGGAACAAATGGCACTGGCACCGTGCCATGCTTTCTTCCAGTTCTACGTGGCAGATGGCAAGCTTTCTTGTCAACTGTATCAGCGTTCTTGTGATGTATTCCTCGGCTTGCCATTTAACATTGCCAGCTATGCTCTACTGGTGCATATGATGGCGCAGCAATGTGAGTTAGACGTCGGTGATTTTGTCTGGACAGGGGGCGATACACACTTGTATAGCAACCATATTGAGCAGACAAATCTGCAATTAAGCCGTGAGCCACGGGCATTGCCGAAACTGATTATCAAGCGGAAACCGGCATCTTTGTTTGATTACCGTTTTGAGGATTTTGATATTGAGGGGTACGATCCTCACCCAGGGATTAAAGCACCGATTGCTATCTAA
- the lgt gene encoding prolipoprotein diacylglyceryl transferase — MSNSYLAFPKFDPVIFSIGPVSLHWYGLMYLVGFVFAMWLAVRRANKPGSGWTKEEVENLLYAGFLGVFVGGRVGYVLFYNLPMFLDNPLYLFKVWDGGMSFHGGLIGVICVMLWFARRTKRHFFQVADFIAPLIPFGLGAGRLGNFINGELWGRVTTDTPWAMLFPTSRGEDIAIVAADPAKWQAIFNQYGVLPRHPSQLYEMILEGVVLFIILNLFIRKPRPMGSVSGLFLIGYGAFRIIVECFRQPDAQLGLFDGVISMGQILSVPMILAGIIMMIWAYRRPAQQLS; from the coding sequence ATGAGCAATAGCTATCTGGCGTTTCCTAAATTTGATCCGGTCATTTTTTCCATTGGCCCAGTTTCCCTTCATTGGTACGGCCTGATGTATCTGGTGGGCTTTGTCTTCGCCATGTGGCTGGCGGTTCGTCGGGCAAATAAACCGGGTAGTGGCTGGACCAAAGAAGAAGTCGAAAACCTGCTGTATGCGGGTTTCCTCGGGGTGTTTGTCGGTGGCCGTGTCGGTTATGTGCTGTTTTATAACCTGCCGATGTTCCTCGATAACCCACTGTATCTGTTTAAAGTATGGGATGGCGGTATGTCATTCCATGGCGGTTTGATTGGTGTCATCTGCGTCATGTTGTGGTTTGCCCGCCGTACTAAACGCCATTTCTTCCAGGTCGCTGACTTTATTGCTCCTCTTATTCCATTTGGTTTAGGTGCTGGCCGGCTTGGTAATTTTATCAATGGTGAGCTGTGGGGCCGTGTGACTACCGATACCCCGTGGGCGATGTTATTCCCAACCTCCCGTGGTGAAGATATCGCCATTGTTGCTGCCGACCCGGCGAAATGGCAGGCGATATTCAATCAATACGGTGTACTGCCGCGTCATCCTTCGCAACTGTATGAAATGATTCTTGAAGGGGTGGTGTTATTTATCATCCTGAACCTGTTTATCCGTAAGCCGCGTCCGATGGGCAGTGTATCTGGTCTGTTCCTGATTGGTTATGGTGCGTTCCGTATTATTGTGGAGTGTTTCCGCCAGCCAGATGCCCAACTTGGCTTGTTCGATGGCGTGATCAGCATGGGGCAGATACTCTCTGTACCTATGATTCTGGCCGGTATCATTATGATGATTTGGGCGTATCGTCGTCCTGCGCAACAACTTTCGTGA
- the rppH gene encoding RNA pyrophosphohydrolase, with the protein MIDDDGYRPNVGIVICNRQGEVLWARRYGQHSWQFPQGGINPGETPEQAMYRELFEEVGLNKKDVRILASTRNWLRYKLPKRLVRWDTKPVCIGQKQRWFLLQLMCNEADINMQRSSTPEFDGWRWVSYWYPVRQVVSFKRDVYRRVMKEFAATVMPVQEVVPPRVPPAYRRKRG; encoded by the coding sequence GTGATCGATGATGATGGCTACCGCCCGAACGTGGGTATCGTAATTTGTAATCGGCAAGGCGAAGTGTTGTGGGCCAGGCGTTACGGTCAGCACTCTTGGCAGTTTCCTCAAGGGGGGATAAACCCCGGTGAAACACCAGAGCAGGCAATGTATCGCGAACTTTTTGAAGAGGTAGGACTTAACAAAAAGGATGTCCGTATTCTGGCTTCAACCCGTAACTGGTTACGTTACAAATTACCAAAACGTTTGGTGCGTTGGGATACAAAGCCGGTGTGCATCGGCCAAAAACAACGATGGTTTCTACTACAGTTAATGTGTAATGAAGCCGATATCAACATGCAACGCAGCAGTACCCCGGAGTTTGATGGCTGGCGCTGGGTCAGTTATTGGTACCCGGTGCGTCAGGTGGTCTCTTTTAAACGTGATGTTTATCGTCGTGTGATGAAAGAATTTGCTGCAACCGTCATGCCCGTGCAGGAGGTTGTTCCACCACGGGTTCCGCCCGCTTATCGCCGTAAAAGAGGTTAA
- a CDS encoding prepilin peptidase-dependent protein, with the protein MPIMLRNTPVSARWGLKCITGFTLPEMMLALSIGSLIMLGATEVFPKLRKQISILQQHYYLELALSQVMAVLEKDLRRAGFCHGECQGTAVTTHHYPAEATNSCLIVAYDLNRNGRWEGEKHQESEYFGYRLRNKALEGQRGELNCSGRGWEKLLDPREITITHFSISQLPQQTSNQVYRVQLAGQKTGNPVIHHQLTYTIRRNNL; encoded by the coding sequence ATGCCAATAATGCTCAGAAATACACCAGTGTCAGCTCGCTGGGGGCTGAAATGTATAACAGGTTTTACGTTACCGGAAATGATGCTGGCATTGAGTATTGGTAGTTTGATTATGCTTGGTGCCACAGAGGTTTTCCCCAAGCTACGCAAACAAATATCAATTTTGCAACAGCACTATTATCTGGAGCTAGCGCTTAGTCAGGTTATGGCTGTGCTGGAAAAAGATCTGCGGCGTGCGGGATTTTGCCATGGCGAGTGCCAGGGAACAGCGGTTACAACCCATCATTATCCCGCAGAAGCGACAAATTCGTGTCTGATAGTTGCTTACGATCTTAATCGAAATGGCCGATGGGAAGGGGAGAAACATCAGGAATCCGAATACTTTGGTTACCGCCTGCGTAATAAAGCATTAGAGGGCCAACGTGGTGAACTGAATTGCTCTGGCAGAGGGTGGGAAAAGCTGCTTGACCCACGAGAGATCACGATAACCCATTTCTCTATTAGCCAATTACCTCAGCAAACATCAAATCAGGTTTATCGGGTGCAACTAGCGGGGCAAAAAACAGGTAACCCGGTCATTCATCATCAGCTTACTTATACGATACGCAGGAACAATCTATGA
- a CDS encoding prepilin peptidase-dependent protein, which yields MDTNIRLKRTAFIREYSLKKQKGISLIELLLVIVLVGITSLWGAQNWHHYRQRERLADSARQLLAFLTHLQAQANRRNNTELLWIQQNGQGCLGSGDKPATPCSALTDSVFIPPYPDVAIATSLQKEMGFFGVRNTAQAGNIMLSNPAGSIRLVISSRGRLRLCSEGQPISGIHICQ from the coding sequence ATGGACACCAATATAAGATTAAAGAGAACTGCCTTTATACGCGAGTATTCTCTTAAAAAACAAAAAGGTATCAGCCTTATCGAGTTGCTACTGGTGATTGTGTTAGTCGGTATAACATCACTTTGGGGGGCGCAAAATTGGCACCATTACCGGCAACGGGAAAGGCTCGCAGACAGTGCCCGTCAGTTACTTGCTTTCTTAACACACTTACAGGCACAGGCTAATCGCCGCAACAACACAGAATTGTTGTGGATACAGCAGAACGGGCAGGGCTGTCTGGGAAGTGGTGATAAACCTGCTACCCCCTGTTCAGCACTCACCGACAGCGTGTTTATTCCACCTTACCCTGATGTCGCTATCGCGACTTCATTGCAAAAAGAAATGGGGTTTTTTGGTGTGAGGAATACGGCACAAGCAGGAAATATCATGCTCAGTAACCCGGCAGGGTCTATCCGGTTAGTTATTTCCAGTAGAGGGCGCTTAAGGCTATGCAGTGAGGGCCAGCCAATATCAGGCATTCATATATGCCAATAA
- a CDS encoding YgdB family protein, with protein MKLNHLTLNHQRGASTLAAVATLFALGLFLLSALHRQLDNIQQITSEEQHYLRAFNQATSSLNWGISQNWSFSLPWRAGSTWYCIQQQYGLKACVKPASLSGFFILRGESDPLGARPPLILYQRVMLNTGKGYLGHYQLVKAARGWLDFCPDKDVQFCNY; from the coding sequence ATGAAGCTGAATCATTTAACGCTGAATCATCAACGGGGGGCCAGCACATTGGCAGCCGTTGCTACACTTTTCGCTCTTGGTTTATTTCTGCTGTCAGCACTACATCGTCAATTGGATAATATTCAACAAATTACATCTGAAGAACAGCACTATTTACGTGCTTTTAATCAGGCAACGTCATCACTGAACTGGGGGATAAGTCAGAATTGGTCATTCAGTTTGCCATGGCGGGCTGGTTCGACATGGTATTGCATTCAGCAGCAATATGGCTTAAAAGCCTGTGTTAAACCGGCATCACTAAGTGGTTTTTTTATTCTCAGAGGAGAGAGCGATCCCCTCGGTGCTCGACCACCCTTGATACTTTATCAACGCGTCATGCTGAATACTGGCAAAGGGTATTTGGGTCACTATCAACTGGTTAAGGCCGCTCGTGGCTGGTTGGATTTCTGCCCTGATAAGGATGTACAGTTTTGCAATTACTAA
- the ptsP gene encoding phosphoenolpyruvate--protein phosphotransferase yields MLMRLREIVEKVAMATSLADALELLVNETCLAMDTEVCSIYLADNDRRCYYLMATRGLKKPRGRTITLAFDEGIVGLVGRLAEPINLADAQSHPSFKYVPQVKEDRFRAFLGVPIIYRRQLLGVLVVQQREHRQFDESEESFMVTLATQLAGILSQSQLNAIFGQYRQTRIRALAAAPGVAVAEGWQDTSQPSLDLVYEASTLDTVQERERLTQALEEAAAEFRRFSKRFAASSQKESAAIFDLYSHLLNDARLKRELFAQIDAGSVAEWAVKQVVEQFAAQFASLQDTYMRERASDLRALGQRLLFHLDDSTSGASQWPERFILVADELTATLLAEVPQDRLAGVVVRDGAANSHAAILVRAMGIPTVMGADIQPALLNQRLLIVDGYRGEVLVDPEPVLVKEYQRLVTEEIELSKLAEDDVEQPAALKSGERIQVMLNAGLSPEHEQLLGGRVDGVGLYRTEIPFMLQSGFPSEEEQVAQYQGMLQLYPNKPVTLRTLDIGADKQLPYMPISEENPCLGWRGIRVTLDQPEIFLIQVRAMLRANAGTGNLGILLPMITSLEEVDEAKRLIDRAGREVQEVLGYELPQPKLGVMIEVPAMIFMLPYLKSRVDFISVGTNDLTQYLLAVDRNNTRVASLYDSLHPAMLQVLSHILTQATLSGLQVSLCGEMAGDPMGALLLVGLGYRNLSMNGRSVARIKYLLRNIDLADATALAERVLSAQMTTDVRHLTAAFMERRGLGGLIRGGK; encoded by the coding sequence ATGCTCATGCGTTTGCGAGAAATAGTTGAGAAAGTGGCGATGGCAACCAGCCTGGCGGATGCGTTAGAGCTGTTGGTCAATGAAACCTGTCTGGCGATGGACACGGAAGTCTGCTCGATATATCTGGCAGACAATGACCGCCGTTGTTACTACCTGATGGCGACTCGGGGTTTGAAAAAGCCCCGTGGTCGCACCATTACGCTGGCTTTTGACGAAGGTATCGTCGGGCTGGTGGGGCGGTTGGCCGAACCCATTAACTTGGCCGATGCTCAGAGTCATCCCAGTTTTAAATATGTACCACAAGTTAAAGAGGATCGCTTCCGGGCGTTTCTCGGGGTACCTATTATTTATCGTCGGCAGTTGCTTGGCGTGTTGGTGGTGCAGCAGCGCGAGCATCGCCAGTTTGATGAGAGCGAAGAGTCGTTCATGGTCACGCTGGCCACGCAACTGGCGGGGATCCTATCTCAATCGCAACTGAATGCGATTTTTGGCCAATATCGTCAAACACGAATTCGCGCGCTGGCGGCGGCTCCAGGCGTGGCAGTAGCAGAAGGTTGGCAGGATACCTCGCAACCATCCCTTGATTTGGTTTATGAAGCCTCAACGCTCGATACTGTTCAGGAGCGTGAACGCCTGACTCAGGCGTTGGAAGAGGCTGCGGCAGAATTCCGCCGCTTTAGTAAGCGTTTTGCTGCCAGCTCACAAAAAGAGAGTGCGGCAATTTTCGATCTCTATTCGCACTTGTTAAATGATGCCCGCCTAAAGCGTGAGCTTTTCGCGCAAATTGACGCCGGTTCAGTGGCTGAATGGGCCGTGAAACAAGTGGTTGAACAATTCGCAGCCCAATTTGCCAGCCTGCAAGACACCTATATGCGTGAGCGAGCCAGTGACCTGCGGGCATTAGGTCAGCGCTTGTTGTTCCATCTTGACGATAGCACCTCTGGGGCCAGCCAATGGCCTGAGCGTTTCATCCTGGTTGCCGATGAGTTAACCGCCACTCTATTAGCCGAGGTGCCACAAGATCGTCTGGCGGGGGTAGTGGTGCGTGATGGTGCTGCTAACTCGCATGCTGCGATTTTAGTGCGCGCCATGGGTATTCCAACGGTGATGGGTGCAGATATCCAGCCTGCGTTGCTGAATCAGCGGCTATTAATTGTTGATGGCTACCGCGGCGAGGTGCTGGTTGATCCCGAACCGGTACTGGTCAAAGAGTATCAGCGGCTGGTCACTGAAGAGATTGAGCTCAGCAAACTGGCTGAAGACGATGTCGAACAGCCTGCGGCCCTGAAAAGTGGTGAGCGGATTCAGGTGATGCTGAATGCGGGTCTTAGCCCAGAACATGAACAATTGCTGGGGGGGCGGGTTGATGGTGTTGGTCTATATCGCACTGAAATCCCTTTTATGTTGCAAAGCGGCTTTCCGTCGGAAGAGGAACAAGTTGCGCAATATCAAGGCATGTTACAGCTTTATCCTAACAAACCCGTCACATTACGCACCTTGGATATCGGTGCTGATAAACAGTTGCCCTACATGCCCATCAGCGAAGAAAACCCGTGTCTGGGTTGGCGTGGGATCCGTGTAACGCTCGATCAGCCAGAGATCTTCTTGATCCAGGTTAGAGCGATGCTGCGTGCCAACGCTGGAACCGGTAATCTGGGTATTCTATTGCCAATGATCACCAGCCTGGAAGAGGTCGATGAAGCTAAACGCCTGATTGATCGTGCTGGGCGTGAGGTTCAGGAAGTTTTGGGCTATGAATTGCCACAGCCTAAATTGGGGGTAATGATTGAAGTCCCTGCTATGATCTTTATGCTGCCCTACCTCAAATCGCGGGTAGATTTTATCTCAGTTGGCACCAACGATCTGACCCAATATTTGCTGGCAGTAGATCGCAATAATACTCGCGTTGCATCGCTGTATGACAGCCTGCATCCGGCGATGCTACAGGTACTCAGCCATATTTTGACGCAGGCGACACTATCGGGTTTGCAGGTGAGCCTTTGTGGTGAAATGGCAGGTGACCCGATGGGCGCGTTGTTGCTGGTCGGGTTGGGTTATCGCAATCTCAGTATGAACGGTCGTAGTGTGGCGCGAATTAAATACCTGCTGCGCAATATCGATTTAGCGGATGCGACAGCATTGGCCGAACGAGTATTGAGCGCCCAAATGACCACGGATGTGCGTCATTTAACAGCAGCATTTATGGAACGCAGGGGCTTAGGTGGATTGATCCGCGGCGGGAAGTAA
- a CDS encoding prepilin-type N-terminal cleavage/methylation domain-containing protein, with protein MKRGDQCHPRNQQGFSLPEALIAALFFSVSLLGVLQYHQALLQGFSSLWQQRQAWSVLHQHIDSAGEDRPDRPFISGMKPNWLYRQSIGRTEGECAELRFTLAVRENQPAKLARWFCSTNGSG; from the coding sequence ATGAAACGGGGCGACCAATGCCATCCTCGTAACCAACAAGGGTTTAGCCTGCCTGAAGCCTTAATTGCGGCACTGTTTTTCTCCGTTTCGTTATTGGGTGTGTTGCAATACCATCAGGCTCTTTTACAGGGTTTCTCTTCTTTATGGCAACAGCGTCAGGCTTGGTCTGTGCTTCATCAACACATCGACAGCGCAGGGGAAGATAGACCTGATAGGCCATTTATATCAGGAATGAAACCGAACTGGTTATATCGTCAGTCCATTGGCCGAACTGAAGGGGAGTGTGCCGAGCTTCGTTTCACCCTCGCGGTACGGGAAAACCAACCTGCAAAGTTAGCCCGTTGGTTTTGCTCTACGAATGGAAGCGGGTAA
- the mutH gene encoding DNA mismatch repair endonuclease MutH produces the protein MSVYSLPPAPPTDEHQLFQRAQALSGFTLGELAARAQWVIPADLKRVKGWVGMLLEFYLGASAGSKPEQDFADIGIELKTIPISAQGKPLETTFVCVAPLSGNSGITWESSHVRHKLARVLWVPVEGERQIPLAERRVGAPLLWSPNAQEEELLRRDWEELMDLIVLGKVETITARHGEVLQLRPKAANSRALTEAIGEKGQPIMTLPRGFYLKKTFTGPMLARHFLL, from the coding sequence ATGTCTGTTTATTCACTGCCACCGGCACCACCGACTGATGAACATCAACTTTTTCAACGTGCTCAAGCTTTGTCAGGTTTTACTCTTGGCGAACTGGCTGCTCGTGCTCAATGGGTTATTCCGGCAGACTTAAAGCGAGTAAAAGGCTGGGTTGGTATGTTGCTGGAGTTTTATTTGGGGGCCAGTGCTGGCAGTAAACCAGAACAGGACTTTGCCGACATCGGCATTGAGCTAAAAACAATCCCGATCAGCGCTCAGGGCAAGCCTCTCGAAACCACTTTTGTTTGTGTCGCCCCCCTGAGCGGCAACAGTGGTATCACTTGGGAAAGCAGCCATGTGCGGCATAAACTGGCCCGCGTATTGTGGGTACCTGTTGAGGGTGAGCGGCAGATCCCGCTCGCGGAACGCAGAGTCGGCGCGCCTCTATTATGGAGCCCGAATGCGCAAGAAGAAGAACTGCTGCGGCGTGACTGGGAAGAGTTAATGGACCTTATCGTTCTTGGCAAAGTAGAAACCATCACCGCTCGCCACGGTGAGGTACTCCAATTGCGCCCGAAGGCCGCCAATAGCCGTGCGTTAACTGAAGCCATTGGTGAAAAAGGGCAACCGATCATGACACTACCCCGTGGTTTTTATCTGAAAAAGACCTTTACTGGCCCGATGCTGGCCCGTCACTTCTTGCTTTAA
- a CDS encoding NADP(H)-dependent aldo-keto reductase, which yields MQYHRIPHSSLEVSLLGLGTMTFGEQNSEADAHAQLDYAVAAGINLIDTAEMYPVPPRPETQGLTEQYIGNWIKARGERDKIILASKVSGPSRGSDQPIRPNMALDRKNIRIALEDSLRRLNTDYIDIYQLHWPQRETNCFGKLNYRYSEHTAVVTLLETLEALNEQVRAGKIRYIGVSNETPWGVMRYLQLAEKHDLPRIVSIQNPYSLLNRSFEVGLAEISQHEGVELLAYSSLAFGTLSGKYLNGAKPAAARNTLFSRFTRYTGPQSQLAVAEYVALAKRHGLDPAQMALAFVRQQPFVASTLLGATTLEQLKSNIDSQNLVLDQEVLNALEEIHTRFTFPAP from the coding sequence ATGCAATATCATCGTATCCCCCACAGTTCATTAGAAGTCAGCCTGCTGGGTCTGGGCACCATGACATTTGGTGAACAAAATAGTGAAGCCGATGCCCATGCGCAACTGGATTACGCCGTTGCTGCCGGTATTAACTTGATCGATACCGCAGAAATGTACCCAGTGCCCCCAAGGCCAGAAACCCAAGGGTTAACTGAGCAATACATTGGTAACTGGATAAAAGCGCGCGGTGAGCGTGACAAAATCATTTTAGCCAGTAAAGTCTCTGGGCCATCACGCGGCAGCGATCAACCGATTCGCCCCAATATGGCGCTAGACCGGAAAAATATCCGCATCGCGTTGGAAGATAGCCTTAGACGGCTCAATACTGATTATATCGATATTTATCAATTACATTGGCCACAACGTGAAACTAACTGTTTTGGTAAATTGAATTATCGCTATAGCGAACATACTGCTGTGGTCACCTTGCTTGAAACGCTGGAAGCGCTGAACGAGCAGGTACGAGCAGGGAAAATCCGTTATATCGGTGTATCAAATGAGACCCCATGGGGCGTGATGCGCTATCTGCAATTGGCAGAAAAACATGATTTACCGCGCATTGTCTCAATACAGAACCCCTACAGCCTGCTTAACCGCAGCTTCGAAGTTGGTTTGGCCGAGATAAGCCAACACGAAGGCGTTGAGCTATTAGCTTATTCCAGCCTGGCCTTCGGCACCCTGAGCGGTAAATACCTCAATGGCGCAAAACCTGCCGCCGCACGTAATACATTATTCAGCCGTTTCACCCGTTATACCGGGCCACAATCCCAGTTAGCGGTAGCGGAATATGTGGCACTGGCAAAACGTCATGGGTTGGATCCAGCACAGATGGCGCTGGCTTTTGTACGCCAGCAACCGTTTGTTGCCAGTACACTGTTAGGTGCAACCACACTGGAACAACTGAAAAGTAATATTGATAGCCAGAATCTAGTTCTGGACCAGGAAGTGCTTAATGCATTGGAAGAGATCCACACCCGCTTTACCTTCCCTGCACCTTAA
- a CDS encoding TerC family protein — protein MFEWIADPNAWLALGTLTILEIVLGIDNIIFLSLVVAKLPKAQQNKARRIGLAGAMLMRLALLASIAWVIRLTEPLFTVAGHGVSMRDLILLLGGLFLIWKASKEIHETIEGSDTEHTSNVSSFFAAIVQIMLLDIIFSLDSVITAVGLSDHLFIMMAAVVISVGVMMFAARPIGEFVNRHPSVKMLALSFLILVGFTLMLESFQIHIPKGYIYFAMFFSMGVETLNLMRGKKSKPADKKTSTQ, from the coding sequence ATGTTTGAATGGATTGCCGATCCAAATGCCTGGTTGGCGCTAGGCACGCTGACTATCCTTGAGATTGTTCTCGGGATAGACAATATTATTTTCCTTTCTTTAGTGGTTGCAAAATTACCTAAAGCTCAGCAAAACAAAGCCCGCCGTATTGGCTTGGCCGGAGCAATGTTAATGCGTCTGGCGTTACTTGCTTCTATTGCCTGGGTTATCCGCCTGACTGAGCCGCTGTTTACAGTGGCAGGCCACGGTGTTTCTATGCGGGACTTGATCCTGCTGCTAGGGGGACTATTCCTTATCTGGAAAGCCAGTAAGGAAATTCATGAAACCATTGAGGGGAGCGATACTGAGCACACCAGTAATGTCAGCTCTTTCTTTGCGGCTATCGTGCAAATTATGCTGTTGGATATCATCTTTAGTCTGGACTCAGTGATAACAGCCGTTGGGCTGTCAGATCATCTGTTTATTATGATGGCCGCCGTGGTTATTTCTGTCGGCGTGATGATGTTTGCTGCCAGACCGATTGGGGAGTTTGTTAATCGCCATCCATCAGTCAAAATGCTGGCACTCTCTTTCCTGATACTGGTCGGCTTCACCCTGATGTTGGAAAGTTTCCAGATCCACATTCCAAAAGGCTACATTTACTTCGCCATGTTCTTCTCCATGGGTGTTGAAACCCTGAATTTGATGCGTGGGAAAAAGAGTAAACCGGCTGATAAAAAAACATCAACCCAATAG